A genomic region of Anas acuta chromosome 25, bAnaAcu1.1, whole genome shotgun sequence contains the following coding sequences:
- the CISD3 gene encoding CDGSH iron-sulfur domain-containing protein 3, mitochondrial → MLRLGAVALRVLLGGRARAPPGALRSPALSSAPSAPSSAPPQPLVVELKAGKKYAWCSCGHSKTQPFCDGSHRTAAPGVSPLRFTAEADGAAPLCVCKRTRTPPFCDGSHREQAAPPGPQP, encoded by the exons ATGCTGCGGCTGGGGGCGGTGGCGCtgcgggtgctgctggggggccGGGCTcgggcccccccgggggctctgCGCAGCCCCGCGCTCTCCTCTgccccctccgccccctccTCCGCCCCCCCGCAGCCGCTGGTAGTGGAGCTGAAGGCGGGGAAGAAATACGCGTGGTGCTCCTGCGGGCACAGCAAGACGCAG CCTTTCTGCGACGGCTCGCACCGGACGGCGGCCCCCGGGGTGTCCCCGCTGCGTTTCACGGCCGAGGCGGACGGGGCGGCCCCGCTGTGCGTCTGCAAACGCACCCGAACCCCCCCCTTCTGCGACGGCAGCCACCGGGAGCAggcggccccccccggcccccagccctga